A segment of the Eubalaena glacialis isolate mEubGla1 chromosome 14, mEubGla1.1.hap2.+ XY, whole genome shotgun sequence genome:
CAGTGGCTGCAGCAGGTGCATACAGGACGCCAAGGTTAGAGtttggtatttttttaacatgatttattaatgggaagattttttttgCACATATCTGAAGGAGCCAGTACGTAACCTGAGTGGTGCAAGGACAAAGTTTTTGCCCAACGCTTGAGTAACAGCTAATGATAATTAGGTAGATATGGTGATGATCTTCCAAGTTTAGAGAAATTCATCAAAGCTATATTCTTTGACCCTTTTGCCTCCCTTATAGTCCACATACTCTCCCCCTTTTTACTGTGCATATTGccagcttttctgattttttttctatattagtCCAGGGTCTCATTCCCTGCCCTCACTCCCTCTCTGTGGTTATCTGTTTATAGAGTGGAGATCGTCATATGGCCTGGATGTAATGGAATGCCAAGGAATAGGAGTCTGGGCTgctataaactttttaaaattaatttttattggagtatagttgatttacagtgttgtgaggGCTGCTATAAACTTTACCAAAAGtttaatggaaaaacaaaaaaatcgtTTTAGGAGTGAGAAGGCTTGGCCTGCACATTGGAATGGAGAACTGGCCTAAGAGAAACTATCAATACTTCCTGAGGTCCTGAGATGAGATATATTTGCTAATGGGCTGGGGATGGATGTCCACCAGTGAAATCCAGGGCACTGAGTACTCCCTAACCTTACACCCACCAAGCAATATACAGATAACTGTATGTGTGcagtgtgtgtatacatgcatattatttttaaacttctcatGTGATATTTCACAGGtgtttacagttgaagaaatgaTGCCTCATATCCAACATTTGAAAGGAGCACATAGTAAGAACTTATTtcttaaagacaaaaagaaaaaaggctatTGGCTGGTGACAGTTCTTCATGATagacaaattaatttaaatgatctTGCCAAGCAGTTAGGTGTTGGAAGTGGAAATCTGCGGTTTGCTGATGAAACAGCCATGCTAGAAAAACTGAAAGTTGGCCAAGGCTGTGCCACACCGTTGGCACTCTTCTGTGATGATGGAGATGTGAAATTTGTTCTGGATTCTGCTTTTTTGGAAGGTGGACATGAAAAGGTGTACTTTCATCCAATGACCAATGCTGCAACCATGGGATTGAGCCCTGAAGACTTTCTCACATTTGTGAAGACGACGGGACACGATCCCATAAGACTAAATTTTGATAAAAACTAATTGGGCTAATGTTTAGAATACATTTATTTCtgaaagctgtttttcttacttgtaaTTATAAAAAGCATTAAAAGTGGTAAGATATATATAGCACCTTGGTTTGGTGACTACCTAAACTACTTAAGGAGCTACTTAACTATTTCATCTTAAAGGAGctgtttttaaagatatattgaGGTAGTTTTAGTCAGTTCAGAGattccaccctccccttcccccttgacAATTACTTGTTACAGGAATGCCTTCAACAATTAAGGATGAATTAacatagggagttccctggtggcctagtggttgggattctaggctttcactgccatggcccgggttcaatccctggtcaggggaactgagatcctgcaagctgtgtggcagcctaaattaagtaattaattaattaacatcaAAACTAAGATTAGTTAACTATCTAAGATTAACTATATTACATCTTCTGTAAGGTGTTTATTATACTTGAAAAAAGCAAGCTGCAAAAACagcatatataaaattatacatatgaCAGTGTACATACAGGGGAGAAAGAGGAATATGGGAATATATTCAACTGTTAATAGTGGTTATCTTTGGGGAATGAGGATTAAGGAATAAGAATTCCCCAGCGATATAATTAAACATGGGGGCAAGGGCAAAACCTTCCTATTACTGGGTGTTCGTTTTTAAaccaatgctttttttttcagtgaaaaataagctaatttttaaataaaattctatctTTAGAAAATTTTAATCTGGAAAAACACTCAAAGTAGGGATGGAAAATGTTATGTCATAATCATTATActaatgaaattatattttaaaactcaggAGCAGAATATACATAGGCCATTAAGAAGGATTTGCTTAGTCTTCGGAGGTTACAAAATGTGAACATGCTTGAACAAGGTTCCTCTGTCCTCTAGGCTATATTAAATTTTACTCATCCCCTTTCAACTGTGGCATCTAAAGCAGTATAAGAACCCAGGATTATGTATTGTCAGTTGTCATATAGAAGCTAGTTCAAAAACAGGAAAATTGATGTACTTTTCCACCGCACTTAGATTCAAACAAAACCCCAGTTGAGGGTCTGACTAGACTAGGCTACAAAATAGCCTAGAGGTCTTAGGAAAATTCTCGTTTCCTCTAGAGTACAATCAAGTGGGATATTTGAGAGATAATCATATTTTCCTAAGGTTGAACACtcaaaaaaataatttgcttcTGGTAGAGAAATTGTACTTAatttgtaccaatttgcattaCTGAAAGGCAAAAGTGAAAACTTGTCATTTTTGGATATATGTGGTTAGAAACTACAAGTCTACGCAAGgcagaatttttataaaatacagaatgGATTTAAGAGATGAGTTAGTAAGAAATATTTTCCATAAATGATAACCTTATTTCTGAGGTGCTATGTTAGTTTTTGCCTACTCTGTACCATATCTCTAAGAAAGAGGAAATTTTAGGTTGCTTTGCATATAAAATTAAGGTTTAACGAATAGAATCAAAGACACCGAGGACCTTAGATAACTGGTCTAACTGTCCTCCCCACCTTATGGTGAAAATAGGCCCAGAAAGACTGACCTGCCCAAGGACACAAGGCAGGTTGCCATCTCTAACATTATGCCTCCCAAAGTCTAGATGTGAAAATGAAAGAGACTGATGTGTACAATCTATTATTGTATTTAAACCTATTTTGAGGTTGACAAAACTGATAGACTCTCAGTTCTCTCCCAAAACCTCCAATACTCATCCCAAAGTGATTAGGACAGAATCATCTAAACAAGGTTATATGTTATGAAACACATAAAATAGGTTTTCTAGggcaaagggaaaggaaagaataatACTTGGCTAAATTATATGTTATGATTGCTGACCACCTGTTATAAAAATCACCTCTTTTTATATTAGTTTAAAATTCACCTCTTGTTATATCAGTTTAACAAgtgaatgttaaaccaacttaatttttttaggagaaataaagttaaaaactaaaatgaaaaataatgttttttaaaaaagacaaatctgCCAAATGATGGTATCTATTTTGTTATAAACTGGATTTTTTGTTATGACCTGTGGCTTATATTAGGTATAGCCAAGTAATAAACATTTTGCCATTCAACTCCAAATTTCTCAGTAGCATtacttttaaaggaaatgttACATCTTTTATATTATTGGATTTGATATTTAATAACGGTTACAAGTACAATGGCAAACACTGAAAGAGAGAACCcttagtagaaaagaaaaagacaatttgaaatcACGTTTTGTTAAAGGGTGTTGTAAGTGCAACTTTATCCATAAGCATTCCTTTTAAGGCATTTTCATTGTCCAAATATCTCAACATGTACATCAAGGTTTATATTATAAAATGGGCTCCTTTTGTATTATTCATTCaaggcttaaagaaaaaaatacatctcaGGACTAAGTGtagcagaaaagaaaacacaaaaattcaCTTTTCTCATAAAAAGTAACTTAAAATACAAAAGTCATTTAGCATACATTATTACTCCTCATTGTAATTCCAGATTTGGTACAATATCTTTTTCACTTCCTGACATAAAATTTTAAGACAGTGCAGGCTGTAATACTTCATTTGTGAGGTGGCTGCAATTCCGTAATATGCACAGTGATTTTTAAATAGGCTTTTACCATGCCTTGCATGAAAGGTGCTACATACAAACCTGTTTTGTGTACTCTTTGGTAACCACCAGTTCAAAAACTTGGACCGAACATTTCCACATTGCCAGATCTGAAGCACTTTATTGGAGCTCTGGGCCGAAGCTATTACCCTGCATATAAATTCTTTAGTTTCCGAGGGGGTTTGGGTATTGATTTAGAATAGAGCCAGATCATTAAAAGCATGTCAGGCCCCAGTCCGGAAAGTGGCCCCAGTTAGTTTCTAGTTGGCTACACTATTTTGTTTGGCAGAAGTAGTTTATCTAAGGGAAAAGCATGACTTCATACTAAGTTTGCTTCTGATGGTATCTTTTGGAGACGGTAAAATATTCATGTGGTTATCTAATCCTTTCTTGAAATGGTATGAAAAAGGTGATTAATATAATTGAGAATATTCCGCTTTTGCAGTCTCAAGTATTCTCTTGGTTGTCTTGCTGCATTTTCTCAGGGTCAGCCCACTCAGGTTTAGTACTTTATAGGCTACCCTTAAGCATTTTCTAATTGAAGCAGTAATGTGCTGCCTCAGTCAGCATGTTCTCTATTTTAGGATATTAGTGTCCTGGAGAGACCAAGCTGTGATATCATACACCCTCACTGGGCTACCTCCTACTCATTAAATTTCAACTTTCAGTAAATGTCCTGGAATGTGTCCTAGTTGTGCAAATTAGATGCTAGTTAATATAAATCTAAGTTACCCACTTACTGTATTTAGCTAAAACATAATTTCTATATTTACTTTCAATTTATCCACCTAAAgatgaatttacattttttacatgcAAGTGTCTCTAGACTGCCATGATACCCATTATCAATCTGATACTTGAATCTAGGGAGTCATGATGGAGACATGTTTCAAAGTCTAGAGAATAGGTTTTAAATATGTCTGTTGTGCAATATTTGTATTTTAGTAAGAATCCTTtgtatttacatttacatagCACCTTTCATCCAAGGGTTTAAAAGTGATTTAACTTTACAGCATTATTTGGTGGCAAAACCTAAGTTAATGGTGGCATTACGAAGTCCAGGTTCTCTAACTtccatttcagtttcttttcaacTATACATGctgtatttcttttcattaatgGTCTTTCTGAAAGTAGACTATGAACACAGCAGTGTTACTGGCCtaccaaaaagagagagaaaaaaagaaaggtgtgaggaaggagggagagagggagacatgTATCTCATGGTTACTAGGTTAGTGATGAAACACACAGTTCATAAACCACACACTATGGAATTATTCCAAAAAGATTTTTAGAGCTGGTAGTGAGAGCCTAAGAagtatattgttaaaattaaaaagttagtaTCTTTCTCATTTCAGACCTTTAAGATTATTctgatatttgttaaataatgaATTTGCATTAGTAAGTATCAATGCAGTTTTTTGActtcataagaaaataaaactgtgatATAAAATTGGAACTACAAAAAAATTGATGTTTCCCTGGGTTgactaaatttacttatttttgtgctTCTTTCAAATGTTTAAGGTAACAAATGCAtacaaatatttcaaaagtaCCGATAACAGTTACCAACTTTAATGTAGTATTATAaaggacaaaaacagaaaaatttttattaataagtgATAACCTTAATAATAAATGAGTTCCTGGCAAAATGCAGATCATAGtaaattatttacattatttttgccATAAGAAAACTTCTTAAGCAACAGTCAGCTctcaagttaaaaaacaaacacatacataacCCAGTACTAAAGGAGGGAAATGAGTTCAAACACAACAGCTTTATCTTGGGAATGCCATTTGCTAGAAAACCACCTtactaaaaaaaagtttcagaaaaaCACACTTTAATTACCTTAGATCCATGTGTGAATTGCTTAGTGTTGCTAGTGGGGGATACGGAAAGATTAATATCACTGTAAATTTTTTATAACTCCTATCTTATTATGGATTTTTCAGAGTTATCTCATAAACTGAATTTCTTTTGCAGTGCATCAAAAtaattggcttaaaaaaaaaaagaataccaacaCATGCAGTCTGCTAACCAAATAAGGCTCCGACATGCCAAAACAATGTTCTCTGTATCTTGATATATAGTACATCCCACAACATACTACAGCATTTAATTTAGGTTTACACAACTAAATATAAATGGCTAGATTTAGACTAATACTTAGCAGAAGCATTAAGCAAACATGGATAAATTCATAAACAAATGATGAAAGAAGTATATTGTTCTTGGAGTACTTCTTGAAACCTTAAAACACTTGGTCCTTAGTGAGAGAACATCCTTTATTCAGTAGATCTTAACAGTACAATGTATGGTAAGTCACAAAACCTTCTAAAAATTTTGGCAGTTGACTCCAGTAGTGCTCCTTGAttcaaggaaggaatgaaggtttGTATTTCTTTCCTGCTCTAGTCACGAAGGATTGTTAAAgtcttaaagattttaaaaagtgattcctATAGTTGGGTGTCTTGTTACTTCAGAAATAAAGGCTTCACACTGAGAAACTGAAGGAcacttttctctctgtatttagTTGGAaggtagaaagaagaaagaaaatataagaaaagcttGAAGATAAGAGATATAAAAtacagagcaaccactaaaagaaCAGCATGCACCAGATACTTCTATAGGGATGAGAGTGACAGAAAGTCAGAGACAATTTTTCTTTGAGTGGCTCTTCACAGAAAAGGCATTTAATTTATTCTCCTCAATTATCAAGAATGTTGCACAGAAGTTGTATTCCTACCACAAAGAAAGACTTCAAACTGAAAAAGTAATTTCTAAAACATTACTCATTagtaaaatcaaatttaaattgaggggaaaaaagaaaaataatttttaaagattggtTTCCTGCACTGATGGGAAAAATCTTTTGGGACTCACCTAATCTTGATTTACTAGTAAGACAGAAAGTCATGAATTAAAGCAAGCAATATTTACATCTGTTAATGCAATGTGCACTTGTTCTTATACTTAATGCAGTTAGTTTATATAAATGAGATTaatctcatttacattttaagCAAGAAACTCACCACTTGGCCCACATGTCATGTAGTGGGTAATAGAATTAGGAGCTTTGTTGCTCCCTAGACCTGCTTTTTGAATTTCTGCTTTCTTGTACTTTGTCCACATCTGCAGGAGAAAAGCATTTCATGTTATTTAATGAAAGGCTAAACAGAATACAATTCATGAAGATAAGAAACTAAAGAGCTCTCATTGAGTAGGGCAAGAAGAAGGAATCTAACTCTGGAAATGTTATTAATCCGAACGACACCTCTCTACTTAAagactgatttttatattttaaaagctattaAGTAATATACTTATGCCCTCTTGGTGTCAGATAGGTTTACTTACTATGTTTATTTAACTAAATGGTCACATatagttttaaagtaaaaaataatcttGCATGCAGCAGCAGAAACATCCACAATGAAATAATTGTATTATTTACTAAGAAAACCAGGGCTTGAGGCATATTTTATTGGCAAATAATATACCTATTTACACTGTTAGAACTAAAATTGCTTTGATCAAAGGGGACCCAATGCCTAACAATATAAATTTACAATGTCACAAATAATAAGGGTGTAATTTCTAGAAATCTAAGCTAGGAATATGAAAGCTATTCAATTTCATCTAAAACTGGGGTactaatacaggcatacctcggagatattgcaagtttggttccagaccactgtaataaagtgaatattgcagtaAAGCG
Coding sequences within it:
- the LOC133105180 gene encoding prolyl-tRNA synthetase associated domain-containing protein 1, whose amino-acid sequence is MAGGELRAALEQRLEALAIRTEVVEHPEVFTVEEMMPHIQHLKGAHSKNLFLKDKKKKGYWLVTVLHDRQINLNDLAKQLGVGSGNLRFADETAMLEKLKVGQGCATPLALFCDDGDVKFVLDSAFLEGGHEKVYFHPMTNAATMGLSPEDFLTFVKTTGHDPIRLNFDKN